The following coding sequences lie in one Zingiber officinale cultivar Zhangliang chromosome 2B, Zo_v1.1, whole genome shotgun sequence genomic window:
- the LOC122047606 gene encoding uncharacterized protein LOC122047606, with translation MASLSQERKNDAFALPASAICSASPSSSCSSASGSKYIEHNVSKLDTLAGVAIKYGVEVADIKRINGLSTDLQMFAHKSLLIPLRGRHPPPSPIQSKALVDRDVLDSFQSAKLKSDGSFITSSAMSTLQRYYGLTQHKNISTPEGTEMMTVYRACSSPNLENESLLKSAPASTTQLRSHRSDNDLEQALLLDKSGDASDGEKLTMDKSVRRRQKTDNDPLITPEAAIEDDDKGLVTRIRRGLAPRSLLASLIDPEPVKQNTTPTEETSLTNSLLTVRKSSSNSSLQDSENDNSIWTYSKWTLKPDSVTRPIFSALPKQISVWRSKAALD, from the exons ATGGCATCTCTTTCGCAAGAGCGAAAGAATGATGCTTTTGCTCTTCCTGCGTCGGCGATCTGTTCTGCTTCCCCTTCTTCCTCGTGTTCTTCTGCTTCTGGCTCGAAGTACATCGAGCACAATGTATCCAAGTTGGACACGCTTGCAGGCGTCGCCATAAAGTACGGTGTGGAG GTTGCAGATATCAAGCGAATTAATGGCCTATCGACGGATCTTCAAATGTTCGCGCACAAATCATTGCTTATTCCTCTTCGCGGAAGGCATCCACCGCCTTCTCCCATCCAATCTAAAGCTTTGGTTGACAG AGATGTATTAGATTCTTTCCAATCGGCGAAGTTGAAATCTGATGGAAGTTTCATAACCTCGTCGGCCATGAGTACGTTACAGAGATATTATGGTCTTACACAGCATAAAAACATATCTACACCTGAAGGTACCGAAATGATGACTGTTTACCGAGCCTGCAGCTCACCGAACCTTGAGAATGAATCGCTTTTGAAATCAGCACCAGCTTCTACTACACAACTCAGAAGCCACCGCTCAGATAATGACCTTGAGCAGGCCTTGCTGCTTGATAAATCTGGAGATGCTAGTGATGGTGAGAAATTGACGATGGATAAGTCGGTCAGGCGCCGCCAGAAAACTGACAATGATCCTTTGATCACTCCTGAGGCAGCAATCGAGGACGACGATAAGGGCTTAGTAACTAGGATTCGAAGAGGCTTAGCTCCAAGGTCTTTGttggcaagtttgatcgatcctgAGCCAGTGAAGCAAAACACAACTCCAACAGAAGAAACATCTCTAACAAACAGTCTTCTGACTGTAAGGAAGTCTTCTAGCAACTCCAGTTTGCAAGACTCAGAAAACGACAACTCGATTTGGACTTACTCTAAATGGACACTGAAACCTGATTCTGTGACAAGGCCAATTTTCTCTGCTTTGCCTAAACAAATCTCAGTCTGGAGGAGCAAAGCTGCTCTAGATTGA
- the LOC122047604 gene encoding dolichyl-diphosphooligosaccharide--protein glycosyltransferase subunit STT3B-like has protein sequence MGAKAAENGAKSSPSAPSPPPLKAFFRLKTKQQELLIRVASLALIYVLAFAVRLFSVLRYESMIHEFDPYFNYRTTLFLTRNGFYEFWNWFDSESWYPLGRIIGGTLYPGLMVTAALIYRVLRFLTFAVHIREVCVLTAPFFASNTTIVAYFFGKEIWDSGAGLVAAALIAICPGYISRSVAGSYDNEGVAIFALLFTFYLFVKAVNTGSLAWALASAFGYFYMVSAWGGYVFIINLIPLYVLVLLVTGRYSMRLYVAYNCMYILGMLLAMQIRFVGFQHVQSGEHMAAMGVFFLLQVFYFLDWVKYMLNDKQLFQSFLRITLTFAISVGALALGIGTASGYISPWTGRFYSLLDPTYAKDHIPIIASVSEHQPTAWSSFMFDFHILLFLFPAGLYFCFKRLSDATIFIVMYGLTSMYFAGVMVRLILVAAPAVCLISAIAISATVKNLTSLIRTKGKAPLAVSGKGSSSLKASAKASADQSLPFQHNCAIALLVGAFYLLSRYAIHCTWVTSEAYSSPSIVLAARGAHGGRVIFDDYREAYYWLRQNTPADAKVMSWWDYGYQITAMGNRTVIVDNNTWNNTHIATVGRAMSSYEPEAYEIMQSLDVDYVLVVFGGLTGYSSDDINKFLWMVRIGGGVFPVIKEPDYLVNGEYRVDKGAAPKMLNCLMYKLAYYRFGEMTTEYGKPTGYDRARGVEIGNKDIKLEYLEEAFTTSNWIIRIYKVKPPKNRW, from the exons ATGGGCGCCAAGGCCGCCGAGAACGGCGCCAAATCCTCTCCTTCGGCCCCCTCTCCGCCTCCGCTCAAGGCTTTCTTCCGCCTCAAGACCAAGCAGCAGGAGCTCCTGATCCGCGTGGCCTCCCTCGCTCTCATCTACGTGCTCGCCTTCGCCGTTCGTCTCTTCAGCGTCCTCCGCTACGAGTCCATGATCCATGAGTTCGATCCCTACTTCAACTACCGCACCACCCTCTTCCTCACCCGAAATGGCTTCTACGAGTTCTGGAACTGGTTCGACTCCGAGAGTTGGTACCCGCTCGGCCGGATCATCGGCGGCACGCTCTACCCGGGTCTCATGGTCACTGCCGCCCTCATCTACCGCGTCCTCCGCTTCCTCACCTTTGCCGTCCACATCCGCGAAGTCTGCGTCCTCACGGCGCCATTCTTCGCCTCCAACACGACCATCGTGGCCTACTTCTTTGGGAAGGAGATCTGGGACTCCGGAGCCGGACTGGTGGCCGCCGCGCTCATTGCCATCTGCCCCGGATACATCTCTAGGTCCGTCGCTGGGTCCTATGACAATGAGGGCGTCGCTATCTTTGCGCTTCTGTTCACTTTCTACTTGTTTGTCAAGGCGGTTAACACCGGATCCCTCGCTTGGGCTCTTGCATCTGCATTTGGGTACTTCTATATGGTGTCGGCGTGGGGAGGATACGTGTTTATTATCAACTTGATCCCTCTGTATGTTCTAGTTTTGCTGGTGACGGGGAGGTATTCGATGAGGCTCTATGTGGCTTATAATTGTATGTATATCCTTGGAATGCTCCTCGCCATGCAGATCAGGTTTGTGGGATTTCAGCATGTCCAGTCTGGAGAGCACATGGCGGCCATGGGAGTCTTCTTCTTGTTGCAG GTATTTTACTTTTTAGATTGGGTGAAGTACATGCTAAATGATAAGCAGTTATTCCAATCGTTCTTGCGAATTACTTTGACCTTTGCTATAAGTGTTGGTGCCCTTGCTCTTGGAATTGGCACTGCGAGTGGCTATATCTCTCCATGGACTGGCCGCTTttattccttgcttgatccgaCATATGCAAAAGACCATATACCAATTATCGCTTCTGTTTCAGAGCATCAACCAACAGCATGGTCATCCTTCATGTTTGACTTCCacattcttcttttcctttttccagCAGGCCTTTATTTCTGCTTCAAGCGCCTGTCAGATGCAACTATATTCATTGTCATGTATGGCCTGACAAGTATGTATTTTGCTGGAGTGATGGTGCGCTTGATCCTTGTAGCTGCACCGGCTGTCTGCCTTATTAGTGCTATAGCGATCTCGGCAACGGTAAAAAATCTAACATCTTTGATACGCACAAAAGGCAAGGCACCTCTGGCAGTTTCTGGAAAAGGGTCATCTAGCTTGAAGGCATCAGCTAAG GCATCAGCAGATCAATCCCTTCCATTCCAGCACAATTGCGCTATTGCTCTGCTTGTTGGTGCTTTTTATTTGCTTAGCAGATATGCTATTCATTGCACTTGGGTTACATCTGAAGCATACTCTTCTCCTTCTATTGTCTTGGCTGCTAGGGGTGCCCATGGTGGTAGGGTTATATTTGATGATTATAGGGAGGCCTATTATTGGCTTAGGCAAAATACTCCTGCTGATGCTAAAGTAATGTCTTGGTGGGACTACGGTTACCAGATAACTGCAATGGGAAATAGGACTGTTATTGTGGATAATAACACCTGGAATAATACACATATTGCCACTGTTGGACGGGCAATGTCATCATATGAGCCTGAAGCGTATGAAATAATGCAGTCATTGGATGTAGATTATGTGCTTGTTGTATTTGGGGGTCTTACTGGGTATTCCTCTGATGATATTAACAA ATTTCTTTGGATGGTTCGTATTGGTGGTGGGGTTTTTCCTGTAATAAAAGAACCAGATTATCTAGTGAATGGTGAATATCGTGTCGACAAGGGAGCAGCACCAAAAATGTTGAACTGTCTCAT GTACAAGCTCGCATATTACCGGTTTGGGGAGATGACTACTGAATATGGGAAGCCCACTGG GTACGACCGTGCCCGAGGAGTCGAAATTGGAAACAAGGACATCAAACTCGAATACCTAGAAGAGGCATTCACAACATCAAACTGGATTATTCGTATCTACAAAGTCAAGCCTCCCAAGAACCGATGGTGA